The Onychomys torridus chromosome 4, mOncTor1.1, whole genome shotgun sequence DNA window ttttttttttcgagacaggggttctctatgtagctttgcacctttcctggaactcactctgtagtccaggctggcctcgaactcacagagatcttcctgcctctgcctcccgagtgctgggattaaaggcatgtgataccaaAGCCCGGCTAAAATACCCTTTTCAAAACTTACatttctggagctggagaaatggctcagttgataaaactactggctgctcttccagacgactgggtttgattcccagtacccatatggcaactcacaaccatgtgtaactccagttccagggaatctgacaccttcttctggcctccatgggcaccaggcatgcaagtggcaCATAGGCAAACATGAagacagaacacccatacacataaaataataaaaataaaataataagttacAAAAAAGCCTTATACTtggtcttatttttctttctttttttttttttttattatagttttcaATTATAGACTACAACCATGAAAGGAAACATGCAAATGACCAGACAGTCATTTTTTCAGATGAAAACCAAATGGACCTGACAGCAAGTCACACTGTGATGATTACCAAAGGCCTTTCAGATTGCACCAAAAGTGAAAATTCCACAAAGATAGATACTGCATCCTTTCTGGAGAATTTAAAGCATCATGCTGAGAATTCAAGAATTAAAAAGGAATTAGAATGCCCCACAATTTCCATGAGTCAAAATACTTTCTCAGAAAAGATAAATCCTGACAACTTCATAAAAAGATTGAAAACAGGAAAATACAGTACTTCTCTTGATAAGGAAAATTTTGAGATACCTATTTACTCCAAAGAATCAAACAGTGCTTCTTCTACACATCAGATGCATGTATCTCTTAATGTAGATGAAAACAGTAGTAATAGGACTAGAATCTTTAGAGAACAAGATGATGGGATGAACTTGACCCAGTGTCATACAGCCTATATTCAGACTTGGGTTCCTCCATCCAGGGAGGACAACTTAGGAGGATCTAAGGGTGATGCCACAATTTATAGCAGTGAGTGTATGGAGTTGACAGCTAACTACACAATGCAGGTGTTGCCATCAGAAAATACTTTGTCTGAAAGAGAAACCGAAACTCAGAATGTCATGATGAATGTTACAACAGTTGATGAAACTAAAGCTCCAGAGAAGAAAACAGTCCTTAAGGATAAGCTACATGCAGCTTTTCAAGACTCTTTTCCGAACCTTGAAAATAAAATTCCTATTACCAAAAGTCATAGTATGGAGTCAGAAACTCATACAGCCATCCAGACTTCTAATCAAGGTGCCAGCATATTGGCTGGAACTTCAGAATCTATATGTTCTAGTCCAGCTATTCAAGGTTATAAGACAATTTTTTATTCTAGTAGCAATGATGCAATGGAACTGACTAAGTGTCTATCAAGTATGAGAGACGAAAAAAATTTGCTGAAGCCTGAAGGTAATTATTCTAAAGTGTGTAGCAATCCAGATGCTGGCCCACTCATAGAGAAAACTATTTATTCAGAAGAGGATAACATGGACATTACCAAGAGTCACACAGTTGTAATAGATAATGAGATATTCAAACAAGatcaagaaaacattaaaaaaattttaccagaatttaaaaaagaaatgatgctCCAAAATCATACAACTATATCAGAAGATGAGGAAATGAATGTAAATTATATTACAGTTCCTCAAGTATTTAAGGAAAGATTACAACAAAGCTTGACAAATACTTTGTCTGTGTCATTGGCTGACAGGGTTGAACTCTTAGCATGTGAAGATATGGAATTGACTGAAAGTCATACAAATAAGTTAAGAAGTCAAGTTATTCCTACAACTTTTGACTTAGTCTCAAAGAATGTCACTAAATCTTATTCTCACAGCAAAAGCCCTTCAGATGAGTGGGAAAAAATGACCAGAAGTCTTACCCAGCCATTCCAACAAACAAGCATTATATCCAAAAACATCCTAACTGacatccaaagaaaagaaaaacatccaaTTTTGAAGATTTCATCTTGTCTTAATAAAATGTCTCCTCTGTCAGTTGATTATAATCAGGCTATAACAACAAACCATAGTATATTTTCCTCTGGTCGAGTTCCAGATATACATGTAGCACTAGAACATACAGTACAGGACCAGAATTCTAAACTTATTGAACCACAGAGGAAAAACTTAGATGATCCCACACCTGACTGTTTTCATGATAAGATGGTAATTTCTTCAGAGGAGGAACAAACTATGGATCTAACCAAGAGCCACACTATTGTAATTGGATTTGGTCCTTCTGAAGTACAAGAACAAAATAAGACTAATTTAGaacacagaaacagccagctcactacagtagacagacaaatagatgtgAGCATTCCTATAGAAAAAACTAGAGTAGTAACAGCTAATGTTATGGACATGTTAAAGGACAGAAGTATACAGAAGCCtgaatttttgaaagaaaagcaaaatgttgAAATTTGTGGAAGAGAAAGTGCTGGTGGACTAAAAATtgataaaactattttattttcagaggGTAATGAGAATGATATGGATATTACCAGGAGTTACACGGTCAAAATAAACcatagctctttattagatcaaaaTGAGTCTCATTCAGAACCTATGGCAGGAACTTCTAAAACCattttgtatgcatgtgcacaggaTGAAATGGAAATCACTAGAAGTCACACAACTGCTTTagaatgtaaaattatttcacCAGCTAAAATAACTCCTAGCCACCTGGATAAGACTGTGATGTCTATAGAAGGTCACGAGGAACTAGAAATGACAAAGTCCCATACTGTTTTCATTGACTATCAAGCAGAGGCGAAAGGTGTGCTTCCAGACAGAATTGACTTTGAATTATCCAAGAAGGAATGCCTACCAAAGCCAAAAGGGATGTCTACTCTTGCTGAAGAGATTGTTTCCATTTCAAAAAATAGTGAAAACAACCATCCAGCAGCAAAAGGTAGCCAGCTAACAACAGAACTGGAGGAAGGGTCTAATAGTGGGCCTACAGAAGACACTGATGGTGACCTTGAGGCATCTAAATTGGCCGGTTGGAAAAATGCCAAAGATGTACAAAAACCTGGATTTCAAAATGAGCTTCTGTCAGGCAAAACTCAGAGAAGAAAAAGCCTTAGGCTCATAAGTAAGACCATTACATTTCCAGAGAATGGTAAAAATAATAGAGATACCACTCAGAGTTCtgtggtaaaaataaataatgaaattagcCTGGAAGAGGGAcaggacttaagttttgtgccaTTGGCAGGAACTTCTAAACCAGTTTTGTCTGCACACAGGCCAGAGAACATGGAGATCTCTAGAAGTCAAATCACTGCTTCAGAACATGAAACTGATGCAGCAGATGAAATAACTACTATACCTATGGATAAAACTGTAATGTTTGTAGATAATCTTGGTGATCTGGATGTCACCAAGTCCCATACTGTTTTTATTGATTGTCAAGCCAAAGAGAAAGTACTTCATGAATATACTAAATTGGGAATGGCAAGAACAAAAAATTTGAATGGTCCTGAAGGTGATACCTGTATTCAAGAAGCATCAGACTTTATAGTTTCATCTAATGTTTCGTGTTTTAGTAGTGTCAAACCAAGTCTGAGTAATAGAAAAACTGAGGAGGTTTTAGACTTTCAGAGTGTTCATGTATTACCTCGGGCAGAACAGTTACTTGAAGTAGGAAATCAGGCACATAATAACATGAATACAGTGCAAGCTACAGAAATGTATAGTCTAGGTTCAAGTGGGGGTAGAGATGATGAAAGTAACAATCTTCATAATGGAGCTGAAACTACCTCTGTACCACTAAAGACAGTtgtcaaagacaaaacaagaagatGTTCATTGGGCATCTTTTTGCCCAAATTACCAAACAAGAGAAATTGTAGTATTACTGGTGTTGATGACCTGGAGCAGATTCCAGCGGATGCAACTGACTTAAATCACTTAGAAACTCAGCCAGTCTCTAGTAAAGATTCAGGCATTGGATCTGTTGCAGCCAGACTGAACTTGAGTCCATTTCAGTATATAAATGAGGAAAATCTCCCTCTATATCCTGGTGAGATTCTTTCCTCAGACTCTGTTAGCCTTGACATTGAAGAAAAGGCTCTGACTGACACATGTGATAAAGAGATTTTACcatctgaaaacaaaatagaaacctgCAATGCCCAAAAAAGAACCTGGGTACAAGAAGATGATAAtgttacaaatgagaaaaaattcaGAACACATGATAGTACGCAAGATCAGAAGGTAAGTTGTgtggaaccaaaaaaaaaaaagaatgttcttgaattttgtatttttgcttttgagatagaTGCTCTAGAATTCTGCTGCTTTAACTTTCTATGTCTTAGGATTATAGGTACATACTACCAtactcagctatgtttgtattttaaaacttatgGATGTTTTTGAATTTTAAGTTTGTAAGCAAGTAGAAATTTCTACTTCCTATAAGCTAGAGAAATATTCCTGTATAGAATTTTCAGGGGTCAATTGATAAGAGACTTTAAGATAATGATATGGTACCTATctctgtaatcccatcactctgaagaatgaggcaagaggattgctgtgacttagaagccagtctgggctataaaacaagaccctatctcaaaaaaataatttatagtgGCAAATACCcacaaaaatggaataaaaaattgtataaataaacctggcagtggtgatgcacacctttaatcccagtgttcaggaggcagaggcaggcagatctctgaattcaaggccagcctggtctaccaccAGGACACAGataaatactgtctcaaaaagaaaaaaaaaagtataaatattatttagGAGCATAACCCATATATGGAACTTAGACAGCTTTGtgtagttggttctctcctaccttgATGCTGGTTCAAGTCATCAGACTTGCATGGTAAGTTCTTTACTTACTGAGTTAtctaacacatttttttcctcttatgatttttcaagacagagtttctctatgtaacagcactggctgtccttgaattcacttactcttgtagaccaggctggtcttgatttcgcagagatccatctgcttttgcctcctgagtcctgggattaaaggcatgcgccaccatgccaggctcatacatgcttattttttaagataatgtCTAACTATGTAGTCCACGTTGGTTTcatcctctgagtgctgggattataggcatatggtACTACCGTTGCTACCTTGAAAAGAATCTTCCGTGTTATAAATATCTGAGGAATCAAAAGCCTTTCTATTATTCAAACTTATCACCACCTGGGGctggccagcctccagcagcacaggagatcatgagtttgaagccagcatgggctgaGTTCAAGTAAAACATGGGAGATATTTggtctaaacaaaacaaaaaaccaatataagtaaacatagaagataATTTCAGTGGCTCTGAGGTGAGGTGATGAGAAATAGCCAAAGATGTGAGAAATTAATACTAGTAATATAACACTTAAATCTGACTAGATTTTATGAAAATTAGTATTTTGTTTAAATGTTGAACACTATACACTactagttgttttttgtttgtttctttgtttttcgagacagggtttctctgtttcctttactgtcctggaactccctctgtagaccaggctgtcctggaactcacagagatccacctgcctctgcttccagtgcTGCCCAACagttgcttctttttttaaagatctacttattttattttatgtgtattagtattttgcctgtaaatatgtatgtatgtatgtgtgtaagtatgtatatatcctcctgaaactggagttacagatgattgtgagcctctatgtagatgctgggaactgaacccagtcaTGCAAGAGCTcataacctgagccatctctccagcctctaaacaCTTCGATTTTAAGACGGaaatctcatgtaacccagactggtctggaactcaacttaactgaagatgaccttggacttTTGATCTTCTGATCCAACCTCTGCAATGGTGGGATTACATATGTGTACCACAATACCAAGttcatgcagtgctggggctTAATGTAATCTTAAAAACTGAACTACATTCCTAGCCTTGCCTTAGACACTATTGTAGGTGCTAGGATTATATCTGCAAAAATCTTTAATAGTAAAACTTTTATGCTAGCATTTaggtaagtatttttttttttttttttttttttttttgccttcagAAAACCTATATTGATGGAGACACTgttccatgcctgtaatctcagttacTGGAGAGACTAAGGATTGTAATTTGAGAATAGTCtaggcaacatagcaagatcctactttaaaaagaaaaaagggccgggcagtggtggctcacgcctttaatcccagctctcgggaggcagagataggtggatctctgtgagttcgaggccagcctaagctaccaattgagttccaggaaaggcacaaaactacacagagaaaccctgtcttggaaaaccaaaaaccaaaaaaacagaaaaaaggggGAGTTTGTGAAAATGATATTTGAAGCTATGTCAGATATTTTTAGGGTGTTTTTGTttataagacagggtcttatgtagtactggctggcctggaacttgctatgtagaacagactcactttgaactcagagacatacctgtctgccttctgagtgcatgGATTAAAATAACTGTGCTTAAGTTAAatgatttaaattataagagcagGGCTTCATGATTTATTTGATTTCAACCAAATGAAAGTAGGGACCAAAAATGCATTCCTTCTGTCTACTCTCAGGGGTAACATGTACAGTAAATATTCTAGTCTGCATTTCTTTTGTGTATTGGGAGATAcatttttgtatgcatgtatgtataggcaagaagttgatgtcaggtgtcttcctctatgaTTCTCCACTTTATTCTGAGACCAAGTctcacactgaacctggagctcaccacaaTTCAGCTgtgttggccagtgagccccaggggtctgCTGATCTCCACCTCCCTCCCGTCTTTGCCCTCCCATCCTGGGATAACAGGTGCATACccctgtgcccagcttttatatgggcaatggggatctgaactcctgtcctcatgcttgcatagcaagtacctttatcaGGGCTCTAGTTTCCTCTTCTGATGTAGCTTCCCTACTGGTGACTAGCAGCTAAATAATTGGAAAATTTGACATTTGGTAGCTTATGGTATCATTCTAAACTGAGGTATATCTGAGAAACAGTTTGTTTATACTGTATAGCACCTAAAGTACTATTTAATGCCTAAAATTGCCTGATATTCTACTTTAGTAAGttattatatatgaattatatagaTAAATTTTGTTGGaaatagtatttttgtttgtgttcagCATTTAGTCTCTGTAAATACCAAGCTCATAAAGTTATGCTGATGTTTTTAAGTatgttaaataaaatgtagtatgtatgtacacacttgTGTACATGCTTAATGTGGAAGGAggaacatgccacagcatgcatgtggataTCATGGGGCAATTTATGGTGTCAGTTATCTTCTTTtgcctttacatgggttctgggaatgaaactcaggttaCTAGGCTTatatagcaagtgcctttaccgaCTAAACCATTTCACTTGCCCCTATGCTGATGTTTCTTTGGTAATTTCAGATTTTTGATCATCATACTGAAGAGGATATCAATAAAAATGTCAGCAGTGTATTGATAAAAAGCCTGAGCAGGACCCCATCTAGTTGCAGCAGTGATCAGGATTCAATCAAGGCTGATGGAATCTCTCCAGACCTCAGCAGTAAGACACACACCCCcattctccccccctccccatttacctgtgaagctctggctgtcctggatctcagattggtctgcctctgcctcttgagtgctgtgattaaaggcgtttgccaccaccacctggctagcaGTAAGATCTTTAATGAAGGCTAAATAATAACAGTTATTTGAATCTTTGATTAATAAGTGTATTTCAGTTTAGCAAATATTTGAATGTTATATAAACCCTTTCAGGGTTATAGGGTTGATAATTAAGATTATATTTCCAcatacatttgatttttaaaatttattattattattattattattttgttttgttttgttttgttttttgttttttgttttttgtttttttgagacagggtttctccgtgaagctttggagcctgtcctggaactcactcactctgtagccctggctggccttgaactcacagagatccgcctgcctctgcctcctgagtgctgggattaaaggtgtgcaccaccactgcccggcttttaaaaatttctaacaAAATGACAAGTGTTATACTACAGTGGAATAGTTCATTTCCTCCAAAAGCTTCTAGTTAGTAGGGAAACATTGAATGgagcattaaaaatatattacagaTACTTTGTCTTACTAAGTGGATAGCTTCCTAGAAACATCCTAGTAGATAGAAGCATCAGGATCATGAACAGCACATAAATCTGAAAGATAACTGTCTTAATtaggggtttctattgctgtgaagagacaccatgaccacagcaactctcataaaggagtGGCTTCCATTAACATcatggcagggcatggtggtatgcTGGCAGACTtggtactagagaaggagctaaGTGTCCTACCTACATCTTGgtctgtaggcaacaggaagtgaactgtcacacTGGGAATGGCTTAAGCATAAATGAGACCtaaaagcctgcctccacagtgacacgcttcctccaataaggccacacttcctaatagtgccacttcctatgagccaagcattcaaacacatgagtctatgggggccatacctattcaaacaaccacaataactaaaattaactttatatttttgttttgatttcattttggtATAGGGTCTCAGAATGTAGCTTTGACTGCCTACAATtggctaggtagaccaggctggtcttaaactcacagagatctacctgtttttGCCTATTGTGTGTTGGGACTGAGGGTGTACACCACTATTCCAAGCCTTATAGTTTAGCTTTGACTTATTATATAAATTTTGCTTTGCTTCTAGCACAGTGCAATAGCCAAATGGAATCACAGTTTCTCGGTGACAGTATCTCTGAAGAGAGTTTGAGGGAGGTATGTTAAAGCATTTctcactttacttatttttacctttatttaaagtgtgtgtgtgagagtgtatgtatgccacagtacacatgtgagagtgtatgtatgccacagtacacatgtgagagtgtatgtgtgccacagtacacatgtgagagtgtatgtgtgccacagtacacatgtgagagtgtgtgtatgccacagtacacatgtgagagtgtatgtatgccacagtacacatgtgagagtgtgtgtgtgccacagtacacatgtgagagtgtgtgtatgccacagtacacatgtgagagtgtatgtatgccacagtacacatgtgagagtgtgtgtatgccatagtacacatgtgagagtgtatgtgtgccacagtacacatgtgagagtgtatgtgtgccacagtacacatgtgagagtgtgtgtgtgccacagtacacatgtgagagtgtatgtgtgccacagtacacatgtgagagtgtatgtgtgccacagtacacatgtgagagtgtgtgtatgccacagtacacatgtgagagtgtgtgtgtatgccacagtacacatgtgagagtgtgtgtgtgccacagtacacatgtgagagtgtatgtgtgccacagtacacatgtgagagtgtgtgtgtatgccacagtacacatgtgagagtgtgtgtatgccacagtacacatgtgagagtgtgtgtgtgccacagtacacatgtgagagtgtgtgtgtgccacagtacacatgtgagagtgtatgtgtgccacagtacacatgtgagagagtgtgtatgccacagtacacatgtgagagtgtgtgtgtatgccacagtacacatgtgagagtgtgtgtgtgccacagtacacatgtgagagtgtatgtgtgccacagtacacatgtgagagtgtgtgtatgccacagtacacatgtgagagtgtgtgtgtatgccacagtacacatgtgagagtgtgtgtatgccacagtacacatgtgagagtgtgtgtgtgccacagtacacatgtgagagagtctgaggacaacttgcagaaattTGTCTCTCCATCATGAAATCAGGTTGTCACGTTGGTGCTGTGTGCTCCTACCTACCGCACTATTCCGTAGGCCACTGCTTCTcacaatggtttttgttttgtttcggaacttactatgtagaccaggctggcctcaaactccctgagATCTGTCCGCATCTGCCTccaaattgctgggattaaaggtgtgtgccactatacttAGCTTatttctcactttttctttttcttttgtttttcaagatagggtttctctgcttaCCCTTTGCTGTTttagaattagctctgtagactaggctggcctcttcaatcacagagatccacctgaaaGACACGCGCCACCCCTCTGCTATTTCtcacttttaatattcttttttatttttttttaagagtttattgttctttgagacaggatgtcgGGCATTCAAGGCTAACCTTAAACTCTATGTAACCAGTGCTggcctcttcctgcttccaccaaccaagtgctagaattacagatgaatGCCTCACCtggcttagttttttgttttgtttttgaggtag harbors:
- the Knl1 gene encoding kinetochore scaffold 1; its protein translation is MDGISSEANEENDNIQKPVRRRHSSILKPPRSPLQDLKCGNETVQESNAPRTRKSSRRVSFADTIKVFQTESHMKTERNSEIAETEARKNVLTLQNKNSDDNYCAITGMNTLLCAPIQTQIQQKEFSIIDYNHERKHANDQTVIFSDENQMDLTASHTVMITKGLSDCTKSENSTKIDTASFLENLKHHAENSRIKKELECPTISMSQNTFSEKINPDNFIKRLKTGKYSTSLDKENFEIPIYSKESNSASSTHQMHVSLNVDENSSNRTRIFREQDDGMNLTQCHTAYIQTWVPPSREDNLGGSKGDATIYSSECMELTANYTMQVLPSENTLSERETETQNVMMNVTTVDETKAPEKKTVLKDKLHAAFQDSFPNLENKIPITKSHSMESETHTAIQTSNQGASILAGTSESICSSPAIQGYKTIFYSSSNDAMELTKCLSSMRDEKNLLKPEGNYSKVCSNPDAGPLIEKTIYSEEDNMDITKSHTVVIDNEIFKQDQENIKKILPEFKKEMMLQNHTTISEDEEMNVNYITVPQVFKERLQQSLTNTLSVSLADRVELLACEDMELTESHTNKLRSQVIPTTFDLVSKNVTKSYSHSKSPSDEWEKMTRSLTQPFQQTSIISKNILTDIQRKEKHPILKISSCLNKMSPLSVDYNQAITTNHSIFSSGRVPDIHVALEHTVQDQNSKLIEPQRKNLDDPTPDCFHDKMVISSEEEQTMDLTKSHTIVIGFGPSEVQEQNKTNLEHRNSQLTTVDRQIDVSIPIEKTRVVTANVMDMLKDRSIQKPEFLKEKQNVEICGRESAGGLKIDKTILFSEGNENDMDITRSYTVKINHSSLLDQNESHSEPMAGTSKTILYACAQDEMEITRSHTTALECKIISPAKITPSHLDKTVMSIEGHEELEMTKSHTVFIDYQAEAKGVLPDRIDFELSKKECLPKPKGMSTLAEEIVSISKNSENNHPAAKGSQLTTELEEGSNSGPTEDTDGDLEASKLAGWKNAKDVQKPGFQNELLSGKTQRRKSLRLISKTITFPENGKNNRDTTQSSVVKINNEISLEEGQDLSFVPLAGTSKPVLSAHRPENMEISRSQITASEHETDAADEITTIPMDKTVMFVDNLGDLDVTKSHTVFIDCQAKEKVLHEYTKLGMARTKNLNGPEGDTCIQEASDFIVSSNVSCFSSVKPSLSNRKTEEVLDFQSVHVLPRAEQLLEVGNQAHNNMNTVQATEMYSLGSSGGRDDESNNLHNGAETTSVPLKTVVKDKTRRCSLGIFLPKLPNKRNCSITGVDDLEQIPADATDLNHLETQPVSSKDSGIGSVAARLNLSPFQYINEENLPLYPGEILSSDSVSLDIEEKALTDTCDKEILPSENKIETCNAQKRTWVQEDDNVTNEKKFRTHDSTQDQKIFDHHTEEDINKNVSSVLIKSLSRTPSSCSSDQDSIKADGISPDLSTQCNSQMESQFLGDSISEESLREKLKDGQITIKEFFILLQVHILIQKPRQSNLPAKFTINMSPTLEDLMLRQYVYGPKIQIYKEDCEHLRQKIEELKVSALNQDKLLTDVNRNLWEKMKDYSDEELKTYGIYLNKIKSRYTKMMKVFTHQGKVVLYNKLVHSAENEKKKLEIKINEMDNILKKVNNCLTEVERETRILEIEEKDDRMEEWDSEMKDAEKELEQLKIEEEELQRKFLEVEKQKTLTLAQIEFIKEQINKTEELLDQLSLSEWDVIEWSDDQAVFTFVYDTIELTITFGEPVVGLPFLDKAYRKINELNFQSLLDEDKAPPSSLLVHKLIFQYIEEQESWKKKCTTQHQVPQMLQELSLVVNHCRLLGEEIEFLKRWGPNYCLMDISVNNTELRLLFSSSAAFAKFEITFSLSAHYPLVPLPFTVQNHLGNTDHDEIAVVISKVPLEDNYLKNTVKQIYQDLLKD